One region of Alosa alosa isolate M-15738 ecotype Scorff River chromosome 1, AALO_Geno_1.1, whole genome shotgun sequence genomic DNA includes:
- the LOC125306922 gene encoding uncharacterized protein LOC125306922, protein MVRILVSHLMERFGENPTSGTKALLASSIVEQFPCLRDCQGSGYDAWFTPGKNHKPATGFLEERLRNVRKQLHRGQRQNSAAATPQQDTPDTLPESAWRTESDVYTPEPEVSTEQNISLEHIATFNIREILNKAPNGKHLVASLEENGFISHPERSIHGSDPWVSKLDGMLRENPTSGTKALLASSIMEQFPCLRDSQGSGYDTWFTPGRNHKPATGFLEERLRNVRKRLHRGQRGNSAAATPHQDTPDTLPESAWRTKSDVYTPAPEFSAEQNIALEHIATFNIREILNKAPNGKHLVASLEENGFISHPERRSMVRILVSNLMECFGENPTSGTKALLASSIMEQFPCLRDSQGSGYDAWFTPGRNHKPATGFLEERLRNVRKRLHRGQRQNSAAATPQQDTPDTLPESTITTERAIQLTEWLKNNTWPPSQVNEVMLQTAVHRAQWIRADKARPIQDIIAEFPRLVDTPDMISQDFSVLYPESSGRLKENWCIVYAEKIIRMARTERTNSLLTNIDLLPTDKRGDIALQLLPVLLRPSPYKVGKRVFRHSSVECQNAFINTQPIGMTMADYLTASAAEYPYVLMLGEEYDCSQVFVVINGIPLEHQSLLSAVDACFKAFFILQLQYPKPCAQVWEFIQTVVFGIPGHESNTVKLMRSQLSA, encoded by the exons ATGGTTCGGATCCTCGTGTCCCACTTGATGGAGCGCTTCGGAGAGAA TCCTACTTCAGGTACCAAGGCATTGCTGGCGTCATCGATAGTGGAGCAGTTTCCATGCCTGAGAGACTGCCAAGGCAGCGGCTAT GATGCGTGGTTCACCCCGGGGAAGAACCATAAACCAGCAACTGGGTTTCTGGAGGAGCGCCTCCGCAACGTGCGCAAGCAGCTCCACCGAGGCCAGCGGCAGAATTCTGCAGCAGCAACACCACAGCAGGACACACCAGACACGTTGCCAG AATCAGCTTGGAGAACGGAAAGTGATGTCTACACACCGGAACCAGAAGTTTCTACAGAGCAAAACATTTCCCTGGAGCACATAGCCACATTT AACATCCGTGAGATCCTCAATAAAGCACCAAATGGAAAACACCTGGTCGCCAGTCTTGAGGAAAATGGCTTCATTTCCCACCCTGAGAGATCGATCCATGGTTCGGATCCCTGGGTGTCGAAACTTGATGGAATGCTTCGAGAGAA TCCTACTTCAGGTACCAAGGCATTGCTGGCATCATCAATAATGGAGCAGTTTCCATGCCTGAGAGACTCCCAAGGCAGCGGCTAT GATACGTGGTTCACCCCGGGGAGGAACCATAAACCAGCCACTGGGTTTCTGGAGGAGCGCCTCCGCAACGTGCGCAAGCGGCTCCACCGAGGCCAGCGGGGGAACTCCGCAGCAGCAACACCACATCAGGACACACCAGACACGTTGCCAG AATCAGCTTGGAGAACAAAGAGTGATGTCTACACACCGGCACCAGAATTTTCTGCAGAGCAAAACATTGCCTTGGAGCACATAGCCACATTT AACATCCGTGAGATCCTCAATAAAGCACCAAATGGAAAACACCTGGTCGCCAGTCTTGAGGAAAATGGCTTCATTTCCCACCCTGAGAGACGATCCATGGTTCGGATCCTCGTGTCGAACTTGATGGAATGCTTCGGAGAGAA TCCTACTTCAGGTACCAAGGCATTGCTGGCATCATCAATAATGGAGCAGTTTCCATGCCTGAGAGACTCCCAAGGCAGCGGCTAT GATGCGTGGTTCACCCCGGGGAGGAACCATAAACCGGCAACTGGGTTTCTGGAGGAGCGCCTCCGCAACGTGCGCAAGCGGCTCCACCGAGGCCAGCGGCAGAACTCTGCAGCAGCAACACCACAGCAGGACACACCAGACACGTTGCCAG AATCGACCATAACTACAGAGCGGGCCATACAGTTGACGGAGTGGCTGAAAAATAATACGTGGCCCCCGTCGCAGGTTAATGAGGTCATGCTGCAGACTGCCGTTCACAGGGCCCAGTGGATCCGTGCAGACAAAGCAAGACCAATACAAGACATTATTGCTGAGTTCCCACGTTTAGTGGACACCCCAGACATG ATTTCTCAGGATTTCTCAGTCCTATACCCTGAGTCCTCTGGGAGGTTAAAAGAGAACTGGTGCATTGTGTACGCGGAGAAGATCATTCGCATGGCCAGGACAGAGAGGACAAACAGCCTTCTCACCAACATAGATCTGCTCCCCACTG ACAAACGAGGGGATATTGCATTGCAGTTGTTGCCTGTGCTGCTTCGACCTTCGCCATATAAGGTTGGGAAGAGAGTGTTCCGGCACAGCAGTGTGGAGTGCCAGAATGCCTTCATTAACACGCAGCCG ATCGGAATGACCATGGCCGACTACCTCACTGCATCTGCAGCAGAGTACCCATATGTTCTCATGTTGGGGGAGGAATATGACTGCTCACAAGTGTTTGTGGTCATTAATGGGATCCCGCTGGAGCACCAGTCTCTTCTGAGTGCTGTTGACGCCTGCTTTAAAGCCTTTTTCATACTTCAGCTTCAGTATCCGAAACCATGTGCTCAGGTTTGGGAGTTTATCCAGACTGTCGTCTTTGGCATCCCTGGACACGAGTCAAACACAGTTAAATTAATGAGATCGCAGCTTTCTGCATAG
- the LOC125295168 gene encoding zinc finger protein 629-like isoform X3, producing MSEEGVNDCRHRAVTKFVCETFAPFLNSRRTRIFRRSPAFLEVVNETMGPSFGNSDTESAEEEGDDVVTVIYDGSDDSMDGQRETNTEDKDDPALSGVATTVKDSDEEEEEDEEDEEDEDDDSDEEWVMKSKKFWSPLGAAEGPAAASSERSEASREAEHEPPMVWCNNCNTEFTRSCYRLRHKRIYGCIQCGTKDVANTTTTSTAGNSDANTPNSNQDVANTTTTTSTAGNPDANTPNSNQDVANTTTTTSAGNPESNNQEITTNTTTRNAEHGALNFQDLAVCFGDLHSFQKHARHCHGIKEFRDPCPDCGKFITLRNKVSGGPPHICEHKARPNSCLVCGKGFASQKGLLSHMTWVHLKGKPNIVRCNYCLKRFTFRKQKIEHEKVHQNEELKFSCPHCPLRFPDCYARSAHRKTHRVFNTFTCKVCNRTFKQACKLERHMAVHTGLKPYTCKLCDRSFNQSGHLKSHMRVHTGERPFKCQDCGQCFNHNVSLKNHIQRKHKPRAGEWTSGEEEDRGDLGSGLN from the exons ATGAGCGAAGAAGGGGTGAACGACTGTCGCCACCGAGCAGTCACAAAATTTGTTTGCGAAACGTTTGCCCCCTTTCTCAACAGTAGAAGGACCAGAATTTTCAGGAGGTCACCTGCTTTCCTAGAG GTTGTTAATGAGACGATGGGCCCGTCTTTTGGGAACTCGGACACCGAGTCTGCCGAGGAAGAG GGGGATGATGTTGTGACTGTCATATATGATGGCTCCGACGACAGCATGGACGGCCAGAGAGAAACTAACACGGAGGATAAAGATGATCCCGCTCTCTCTGGGGTAGCAACGACTGTCAAAGacagtgatgaggaggaggaggaagatgaggaggatgaagaggatgaggatgacGACAGCGATGAGGAATGGGTCATGAAGTCCAAGAAGTTTTGGTCTCCACTTGGGGCGGCGGAAGGTCCTGCTGCTGCGTCATCGGAGCGGTCTGAAGCCAGCAGAGAGGCGGAACACGAGCCCCCCATGGTGTGGTGCAACAACTGCAACACCGAGTTCACGCGCAGCTGCTACAGGCTGCGCCACAAACGCATCTACGGCTGCATCCAGTGTGGCACCAAGGACGTCGCCAacaccacaaccaccagcaCCGCTGGCAACTCGGACGCCAACACTCCAAATAGCAACCAGGACGTCGCcaacaccacaaccaccaccagcaccgCTGGCAACCCAGACGCCAACACTCCAAATAGCAACCAGGATGTCGCcaacaccactaccaccaccagtGCTGGCAACCCAGAGTCGAACAACCAAGAAATcaccacaaacaccaccacTAGAAATGCAGAGCACGGGGCACTAAACTTCCAGGACCTGGCTGTGTGCTTCGGCGACCTGCACAGTTTCCAGAAGCACGCACGGCATTGCCACGGCATCAAGGAGTTTCGGGACCCCTGCCCAGACTGCGGCAAGTTCATCACCTTAAGGAACAAGGTCAGTGGTGGCCCCCCACACATCTGCGAGCACAAGGCCCGGCCCAACTCCTGTCTGGTGTGCGGAAAGGGTTTCGCCAGCCAGAAGGGCCTGCTCAGTCACATGACCTGGGTTCACCTGAAAGGCAAGCCCAACATAGTGCGCTGCAACTACTGCCTCAAGCGCTTCACTTTCCGAAAGCAGAAAATCGAGCACGAGAAGGTCCACCAGAACGAAGAGCTGAAGTTCTCCTGTCCTCACTGTCCACTGCGGTTCCCAGACTGCTACGCGCGGAGCGCGCACAGGAAGACGCACCGCGTGTTCAACACGTTCACGTGCAAGGTCTGTAACAGGACCTTCAAACAGGCCTGCAAGCTGGAGCGCCACATGGCCGTCCACACGGGACTGAAGCCCTACACCTGCAAACTGTGCGACCGCTCCTTCAACCAGTCAGGCCATCTCAAGTCCCACATGCGTGTCCACACGGGGGAGAGACCCTTCAAGTGCCAGGACTGTGGGCAGTGCTTCAACCACAACGTCAGCCTCAAGAACCACATCCAGCGTAAGCACAAACCCCGAGCCGGGGAGTGGACCTCGGGCGAGGAGGAAGACCGAGGAGACCTGGGGTCTGGACTGAATTGA